A genomic stretch from Achromobacter spanius includes:
- a CDS encoding heavy metal translocating P-type ATPase yields MSFPPVKSHDRPSAEHAHAGCGGHEHAHDTKGHGHDHDHSHNHAASTCCGHDHGTPAYAAAAADASTLSAGPGQALARLRIGQMDCPTEETLIRKKLDGLDGVHALDFNLMQRVLTVVHAEGALDRIMAAIKSLDMTPEPLAEGSAGTPAPAATPVNWWQIGGAGVLAALSEFSHFAGWHWGVTAALALAAILACGISTYRKGWIAVRNGNLNINALMSIAVTGAVLIGQWPEAAMVMFLFNVAELIEARSLDRARNAVRGLLDLAPETATVRQADGAWLPVPAAQLNVGDVVRVRPGERIAADGIIVSGSSTVDQSPITGESLPVEKAQDDPVYAATVNAAGSFEYRVTAAAGNTTLARIIHAVEQAQGARAPTQRFIDRFSRIYTPAVVAVALLVATVPPLLWGQPWFDAIYRALALLIIACPCALVISTPVSIVSGLTAASRRGILIKGGVYLEEGRNLKWLALDKTGTLTQGKPVQTDLEAWDVSDSARHPATLIAASLAARSDHPVSLAIANAAREAGSTLLDVDAFTALPGRGVSARVDGVTFQLGNRRLMRDAGVSSPKLETRMDELERQGKSAIALTDGTHVLALAAVADTVKPTSAAAIADLHALGVRTLMLTGDNTPTAEAIARQVGIDEARGDQLPEDKLAAIESKLAANVGGDGKVGMVGDGINDAPALARADIGFAMGAAGTGTAIETADVALMDDDLRKIGTFLRLSRATHRVLIQNIVLALGIKVVFLALAMTGNATLWMAVFADVGASLLVVANGLRLLRAAD; encoded by the coding sequence ATGTCATTCCCGCCGGTCAAATCCCACGATCGTCCCTCCGCAGAGCATGCCCACGCCGGCTGCGGTGGCCATGAGCATGCGCATGACACGAAGGGGCACGGCCACGATCACGATCACAGCCACAACCACGCGGCATCCACCTGCTGCGGGCACGACCACGGCACGCCCGCCTACGCGGCGGCGGCCGCCGATGCGTCCACGCTTAGCGCCGGCCCCGGCCAGGCGCTGGCGCGTCTGCGTATCGGGCAGATGGACTGCCCGACCGAAGAAACGCTGATCCGCAAAAAACTGGACGGCCTGGACGGCGTGCATGCCCTGGACTTCAACCTGATGCAGCGCGTGCTGACCGTGGTGCACGCCGAAGGGGCGCTGGACCGCATCATGGCCGCCATCAAGTCCCTGGACATGACGCCCGAACCCTTGGCCGAAGGCAGCGCGGGCACGCCCGCCCCCGCCGCCACGCCGGTGAACTGGTGGCAGATCGGCGGGGCCGGCGTGCTGGCCGCGCTGTCCGAGTTTTCGCACTTTGCGGGCTGGCATTGGGGCGTGACCGCGGCGTTGGCGCTGGCCGCCATCCTGGCTTGCGGCATCAGCACCTACCGCAAGGGCTGGATCGCCGTGCGCAACGGCAACCTGAACATCAACGCATTGATGAGCATCGCCGTCACCGGCGCGGTGCTGATCGGGCAGTGGCCCGAGGCCGCCATGGTGATGTTCCTGTTCAACGTGGCAGAGCTGATCGAAGCACGCTCCCTGGACCGTGCGCGCAATGCCGTGCGTGGCCTGCTGGACCTGGCGCCGGAAACGGCCACCGTAAGGCAGGCAGACGGCGCTTGGCTGCCGGTGCCGGCCGCGCAATTGAACGTGGGCGACGTGGTGCGCGTGCGCCCAGGTGAACGCATCGCTGCCGACGGCATCATCGTCAGCGGTAGCTCTACCGTGGACCAATCCCCCATCACCGGCGAAAGCCTGCCCGTGGAAAAAGCGCAGGACGACCCCGTCTACGCGGCCACCGTGAACGCCGCGGGTTCCTTCGAATACCGCGTTACCGCCGCCGCCGGCAACACCACGCTGGCCCGTATCATCCATGCAGTCGAGCAGGCGCAAGGCGCGCGCGCCCCCACGCAACGTTTCATTGACCGCTTCTCGCGCATCTACACGCCCGCCGTGGTGGCGGTGGCGCTGCTGGTGGCCACGGTTCCGCCGCTGCTCTGGGGTCAACCCTGGTTCGACGCCATCTACCGCGCCCTGGCGCTGCTGATCATCGCCTGCCCTTGCGCGCTGGTCATTTCCACGCCGGTCAGCATCGTCAGCGGCCTGACCGCCGCGTCGCGCCGGGGCATCCTGATCAAGGGCGGCGTTTATCTGGAAGAAGGCCGCAACCTGAAGTGGCTGGCGCTGGACAAGACCGGCACCCTGACCCAAGGCAAACCGGTGCAGACCGACCTGGAAGCGTGGGACGTGTCCGACTCCGCCCGCCATCCCGCCACGCTGATCGCGGCCAGCCTGGCCGCCCGCTCGGACCACCCGGTATCGCTGGCCATCGCCAACGCCGCGCGCGAGGCCGGCAGCACCTTGCTGGATGTCGATGCCTTCACCGCCCTGCCCGGCCGGGGTGTCAGCGCGCGCGTCGACGGCGTGACGTTCCAGTTGGGCAACCGCCGCCTGATGCGCGATGCGGGCGTATCCAGCCCGAAGCTGGAAACGCGCATGGATGAGTTGGAACGCCAAGGCAAGAGCGCCATCGCGCTGACCGACGGCACCCACGTGTTGGCGCTGGCCGCCGTGGCCGATACGGTCAAGCCCACCAGCGCCGCCGCCATCGCCGACCTGCATGCCTTGGGCGTGCGCACGCTGATGCTGACGGGCGACAACACGCCCACCGCCGAAGCCATTGCGCGGCAAGTGGGCATTGACGAAGCGCGGGGGGATCAGTTGCCGGAAGACAAGCTGGCCGCCATTGAAAGCAAGCTGGCGGCCAATGTGGGAGGCGACGGCAAGGTGGGCATGGTGGGCGACGGCATCAACGACGCACCTGCGCTGGCGCGCGCCGACATCGGTTTTGCGATGGGCGCGGCCGGCACCGGCACGGCGATCGAAACAGCGGACGTTGCCCTGATGGACGACGACCTGCGCAAGATCGGCACGTTCCTGCGCTTGTCGCGCGCCACCCATCGCGTGCTGATCCAGAACATTGTGCTGGCGCTGGGCATCAAGGTAGTGTTCCTGGCGCTTGCCATGACCGGCAATGCGACCTTGTGGATGGCGGTGTTTGCCGATGTGGGCGCCAGCTTGCTGGTGGTGGCCAACGGCCTGCGGCTGCTGCGCGCGGCGGATTGA
- a CDS encoding 3-methyl-2-oxobutanoate dehydrogenase (2-methylpropanoyl-transferring) subunit alpha, whose translation MSQYGPLKLHVPEPTGRPGCKTDFSYLHLSPPGEVPKPPIDVAAVDTGALAYSLVRVIDDDGRAVGPWAPEISNDQLRAGMRAMLKTRIFDGRMLTAQRKKKISFYMQSLGEEAIGSAHALALEQGDMCFPTYRQQSLLLSRDVSLVTMMCQLMSNERDPLKGRQLPVMYSDRPNGFFTISGNLATQFIQAVGWAMASAIKGDTRIASAWIGDGATAEADFHTALTFAHVYRAPVILNVVNNQWAISTFQAIAGGEGATFAGRGVGCGIASLRVDGNDFLAVYSASRWAAERARRNLGPTLIEWVTYRAGPHSTSDDPSKYRPGDDWAHFPLGDPIERFKKHLIGLGIWSDAEHDAVRAELDAEIVAAQKEAESYGTLVDGHVPSAASIFEDVYKDMPEHLRRQRQQLGV comes from the coding sequence ATGAGCCAATATGGGCCGTTGAAGTTGCACGTCCCCGAGCCCACGGGGCGTCCGGGTTGCAAGACCGACTTTTCCTATCTGCATCTCTCGCCGCCCGGCGAGGTGCCCAAACCCCCCATTGATGTTGCCGCGGTTGATACCGGCGCCCTGGCGTACAGCCTGGTCCGCGTGATCGACGACGACGGCCGCGCGGTGGGGCCATGGGCGCCCGAGATCAGCAACGATCAGCTTCGTGCCGGCATGCGGGCCATGCTGAAAACGCGCATCTTCGACGGGCGCATGCTGACCGCGCAGCGCAAGAAGAAGATTTCGTTCTACATGCAAAGCCTGGGCGAGGAAGCCATCGGCTCCGCCCATGCGCTGGCGCTGGAACAGGGCGATATGTGTTTCCCGACCTATCGCCAGCAAAGCCTTCTGCTGTCGCGCGATGTGTCGCTGGTGACGATGATGTGCCAGCTCATGTCCAACGAGCGCGACCCGCTCAAGGGCCGCCAGTTGCCGGTCATGTATTCCGACCGCCCCAACGGCTTCTTCACGATTTCCGGCAACCTGGCCACGCAGTTCATCCAGGCGGTGGGCTGGGCGATGGCCTCGGCCATCAAGGGCGATACGCGCATTGCATCGGCCTGGATCGGCGACGGCGCCACCGCCGAGGCCGACTTCCATACCGCGCTGACCTTCGCGCACGTCTACCGCGCGCCGGTCATCCTGAACGTGGTCAACAACCAGTGGGCCATCTCCACCTTCCAGGCGATTGCCGGCGGTGAAGGCGCTACCTTCGCGGGCCGTGGCGTGGGCTGCGGCATTGCGTCGCTGCGCGTGGATGGCAACGATTTCCTGGCGGTGTATTCCGCCTCGCGCTGGGCCGCCGAGCGCGCCCGCCGCAACCTGGGCCCGACCCTGATCGAATGGGTCACGTACCGAGCCGGTCCGCACTCCACGTCCGATGATCCTTCCAAGTACCGCCCCGGCGATGACTGGGCGCACTTTCCGCTGGGCGACCCGATCGAGCGCTTCAAGAAGCACCTGATCGGCCTGGGTATCTGGTCCGACGCCGAGCACGACGCCGTGCGCGCCGAACTCGACGCCGAGATCGTCGCCGCCCAAAAGGAAGCGGAAAGCTACGGCACCCTGGTGGACGGCCACGTCCCCAGCGCCGCCAGCATCTTTGAAGACGTCTACAAGGACATGCCGGAGCATCTGCGCCGGCAGCGCCAGCAGCTCGGAGTCTGA
- a CDS encoding alpha-ketoacid dehydrogenase subunit beta — protein MAIDNNAGPASAPMTMIQALRSAMDVMLERDNNVVVFGQDVGYFGGVFRCTEGLQTKYGSSRVFDTPISEGGIVGVAVGMGAYGLRPVCEIQFADYFYPASDQIVSEAARLRYRSVGEFIAPMTIRMPCGGGIYGGQTHSQSPEAMFTQVCGLRTVMPSNPYDAKGLLIASIENDDPVIFLEPKRLYNGPFDGHHDRPVTPWTGRPGSVVPTGYYTVPLDSAAIVRPGNALTVLTYGTTVYVSLTAAEETGIDAEVIDLRSLWPLDLETIVNSVKKTGRCVVVHEATRTCGYGAELISLVQEHCFHHLEAPVERVTGWDTPYPHAQEWAYFPGPRRVGEAFKRAMEV, from the coding sequence ATGGCAATTGATAACAACGCTGGTCCGGCCTCGGCGCCGATGACCATGATCCAGGCTTTGCGCTCGGCCATGGATGTGATGCTGGAGCGTGACAACAATGTGGTGGTGTTCGGACAAGACGTCGGCTATTTCGGCGGCGTGTTCCGGTGCACGGAAGGCCTGCAAACCAAGTACGGCAGCTCGCGCGTGTTCGACACGCCGATCTCCGAAGGCGGCATCGTGGGCGTGGCGGTGGGCATGGGCGCCTACGGCCTGCGCCCCGTTTGCGAAATCCAGTTTGCGGATTATTTCTATCCGGCCTCTGACCAGATCGTGTCCGAGGCCGCGCGCTTGCGCTATCGCTCGGTGGGCGAATTCATCGCCCCGATGACGATCCGCATGCCCTGCGGCGGCGGCATCTACGGCGGACAGACGCACAGCCAAAGCCCCGAGGCCATGTTCACGCAGGTCTGCGGGCTGCGCACGGTGATGCCGTCCAACCCCTACGACGCCAAGGGCCTCTTGATTGCGTCCATCGAAAACGATGACCCGGTGATCTTCCTGGAGCCCAAGCGACTCTACAACGGCCCGTTTGACGGCCACCATGATCGCCCCGTCACGCCGTGGACGGGTCGCCCCGGCAGTGTGGTGCCCACCGGTTACTACACGGTGCCGCTGGACTCCGCCGCCATCGTGCGGCCGGGCAATGCGCTGACGGTGCTGACCTACGGCACCACGGTGTATGTGTCCTTGACCGCCGCCGAAGAGACCGGCATTGACGCCGAAGTCATCGACCTGCGCAGCCTGTGGCCGCTGGATCTGGAAACCATCGTGAATTCCGTGAAGAAGACCGGCCGCTGCGTGGTGGTGCACGAAGCCACGCGCACCTGCGGGTACGGCGCGGAACTGATTTCGTTGGTGCAAGAGCATTGCTTCCATCACCTGGAGGCGCCTGTCGAGCGCGTGACCGGTTGGGACACTCCCTACCCGCATGCGCAGGAATGGGCGTACTTCCCCGGCCCGCGCCGGGTTGGCGAAGCGTTTAAACGCGCGATGGAGGTGTGA
- the cadR gene encoding Cd(II)/Pb(II)-responsive transcriptional regulator — translation MRIGELATAAGTTVETVRYYEKEGLLPAPDRGLNNYRSYGQAHLERLRLIRNCRALDMTQDEIRAILSLADNHHTGCGPINELFDEHISHVDERIAELMQLKTQLTELRQRCLSAQPDAENCGILHGLSEMQVEERQERHTHLG, via the coding sequence ATGCGAATTGGCGAATTGGCCACGGCGGCCGGCACCACGGTCGAAACCGTGCGCTACTACGAGAAAGAAGGGTTGCTGCCCGCGCCGGACAGGGGCCTGAACAACTACCGCAGCTACGGGCAAGCCCATCTGGAACGGTTGCGCCTGATCCGCAACTGCCGGGCGCTGGACATGACGCAGGACGAAATCCGCGCCATCCTGTCCCTGGCCGACAACCATCACACGGGTTGCGGCCCCATTAACGAACTGTTCGACGAACACATCTCGCACGTGGATGAACGCATCGCCGAACTGATGCAGTTAAAGACCCAACTGACCGAATTGCGGCAGCGCTGTCTCTCGGCGCAGCCCGATGCGGAAAATTGCGGCATCTTGCATGGCCTGTCTGAAATGCAGGTCGAAGAGCGCCAGGAGCGGCACACGCACCTGGGCTGA
- a CDS encoding FMN-binding negative transcriptional regulator, producing MYTPPAYAENDTRTLHAFMRAHSFATLVTVGADGAQATHLPFLLREDGGHGTLVTHLARANPQWRDLEAGARALVLFQGPHAFISPSWYVNQQTFPTWNYTAVHARGTPRLIQEPESIRAVLSATVAHYDTPLGGGWTFPAMPETLTAPRLKAIAALEIPIATLEGKMKLNQDKSVQDRLGVVRELERLGDTGGLAIARLIRAQLDLAGQAEA from the coding sequence ATGTACACCCCGCCGGCCTACGCCGAAAACGACACGCGCACACTGCATGCCTTCATGCGGGCGCATAGTTTCGCCACACTGGTAACCGTGGGCGCGGACGGCGCCCAGGCCACGCACCTGCCGTTTCTGCTGCGCGAAGACGGCGGACACGGCACGCTGGTCACGCATTTGGCGCGCGCCAATCCGCAATGGCGCGACCTGGAGGCGGGCGCGCGGGCGCTTGTGCTGTTCCAGGGACCGCATGCCTTCATATCACCTAGCTGGTATGTGAACCAGCAGACGTTTCCCACATGGAACTACACGGCGGTGCACGCGCGCGGCACTCCGCGCTTGATCCAGGAGCCTGAGTCCATCCGCGCCGTGCTGTCCGCCACCGTTGCGCATTACGACACGCCCTTGGGCGGCGGGTGGACGTTTCCCGCCATGCCCGAAACGCTGACCGCTCCGCGCCTGAAGGCCATTGCCGCGCTGGAGATCCCTATTGCCACGCTGGAAGGAAAAATGAAGCTGAATCAGGATAAATCGGTGCAGGACCGCCTGGGGGTGGTACGCGAACTGGAGCGTTTGGGCGACACTGGCGGCTTGGCCATCGCGCGCTTGATCCGTGCCCAGCTTGATCTGGCCGGCCAGGCGGAGGCGTGA
- a CDS encoding alpha/beta hydrolase fold domain-containing protein: protein MYFDDPAFTIPTGTPAPLDPQIAEFLRRMAADASQYPRRDTLSIEQGRANAEKVRLPWAQGGPEMARTVEHQVATRHGDVRVRVYYPAERRLPGAFIYIHGGGFVLFSIDTHDRVMREYAQRTGVVVIGVDYTRAPEAKFPQPLEECVDVVRWVAASGQALDIDASQLFLGGDSAGANLSMGTALTLRDESQPLLKGLVLNYGGFGSNLFRNSVVRYGAGDYGLSLHMMIWFRGMHIRHGKDFFDPRVDILRADVTGLPPAWLVVTECDPLHDDSIELERKLREAGVDVAAKVYPGTAHSFLEAVSIAAVAGEAFDDTARWLHAKAA from the coding sequence ATGTATTTCGACGACCCCGCGTTCACCATTCCCACCGGCACCCCCGCGCCCCTGGACCCGCAGATTGCTGAATTCCTGCGCCGCATGGCGGCCGACGCATCGCAGTACCCGCGCCGCGATACCTTGTCGATCGAGCAGGGCCGCGCCAACGCCGAGAAAGTGCGCCTGCCCTGGGCGCAAGGCGGCCCGGAAATGGCCCGCACCGTGGAACATCAGGTTGCCACCCGCCATGGCGACGTGCGCGTGCGCGTCTACTACCCGGCCGAACGCCGCTTGCCCGGCGCCTTCATCTACATCCACGGCGGCGGCTTCGTGCTGTTCAGCATCGATACCCATGACCGCGTCATGCGCGAATACGCCCAACGCACCGGCGTGGTGGTGATCGGCGTGGACTACACCCGCGCGCCCGAAGCCAAGTTCCCGCAGCCGCTGGAAGAGTGCGTGGACGTGGTGCGCTGGGTGGCGGCGTCCGGCCAGGCGCTGGACATCGACGCCAGCCAACTCTTCCTGGGCGGTGACTCCGCCGGCGCCAACCTGTCCATGGGCACGGCGCTGACCCTGCGCGATGAGAGCCAGCCGCTGCTCAAGGGCCTGGTGCTGAACTACGGCGGCTTTGGCAGCAACCTGTTCCGCAATTCGGTGGTGCGCTACGGCGCGGGCGACTACGGCCTGTCGCTGCACATGATGATCTGGTTCCGGGGCATGCACATCCGCCACGGCAAGGACTTCTTCGATCCGCGCGTGGACATCCTGCGCGCCGACGTGACGGGCCTGCCGCCCGCCTGGCTGGTCGTGACCGAATGCGATCCGCTGCACGACGACAGCATCGAACTGGAACGCAAGCTGCGCGAAGCCGGCGTGGACGTGGCTGCCAAGGTCTATCCCGGTACGGCGCACAGCTTCCTGGAAGCGGTGTCGATCGCGGCTGTGGCGGGCGAGGCCTTCGACGATACGGCGCGCTGGTTGCACGCCAAGGCTGCGTAA
- the speG gene encoding spermidine N1-acetyltransferase yields MSVISDIKIRPLERGDLHFVHKINNNDVIMRYWFEEPYEAYDELVALYDRHLHDQNERRFIIEHDTGQPAGLVELVEIDYIHRRAEFQIIIAPSYQGRGYAKAATRIAVGYAFRVLNMHKVYLVVDKDNTAAVHVYERCGFQIEGLMKEEFFSNGAYRDAYRMALLQHEHLRDVGPGAPDAPVLRDWPQEEQTG; encoded by the coding sequence ATGTCGGTCATATCCGATATCAAAATTCGCCCCCTGGAGCGCGGCGACCTGCACTTTGTGCACAAGATCAACAACAACGACGTCATCATGCGTTATTGGTTCGAAGAGCCTTACGAGGCCTACGACGAACTGGTCGCTCTTTATGATCGCCACTTGCATGATCAAAACGAACGGCGCTTCATCATCGAGCACGATACCGGTCAACCCGCCGGCCTGGTGGAACTGGTTGAAATCGACTACATCCATCGCCGTGCCGAATTCCAGATCATCATTGCCCCCAGCTACCAAGGCCGGGGCTACGCCAAGGCCGCCACCCGCATCGCGGTGGGCTATGCGTTCCGCGTGCTGAACATGCACAAGGTCTACCTGGTGGTGGACAAGGACAACACCGCGGCCGTGCACGTGTACGAACGCTGCGGCTTCCAGATCGAAGGGCTGATGAAGGAAGAATTCTTCTCCAACGGCGCCTATCGCGACGCCTACCGCATGGCCTTGCTGCAGCACGAGCACCTGCGCGACGTCGGCCCCGGCGCCCCGGACGCGCCTGTATTGCGCGACTGGCCGCAAGAAGAACAGACGGGCTAA
- a CDS encoding nitroreductase family protein, whose protein sequence is MTDSTTATPLHALTTRRSTKFLRGPAPKPQELELILQAAMSAPDHGALRPWRFVVIQGEAIAKLADVALDAVKRSGDPRMTPEKEKSVREWMAGVPLFIGVAQKIAHDNTKIPEHEQLLATGCAVMNILNATHMLGYAAFWSTGVGTYVEDVQNALGLDSLDYRFLGYLAIGTPGCAVPPAKRPDFREFVTEWTGPV, encoded by the coding sequence ATGACCGACTCCACCACCGCCACCCCGTTGCACGCGCTGACCACCCGCCGTTCCACCAAATTCCTGCGCGGCCCCGCGCCCAAGCCCCAAGAACTTGAACTGATCCTGCAAGCCGCCATGTCGGCCCCCGACCACGGCGCGCTGCGCCCGTGGCGCTTTGTCGTGATCCAGGGCGAGGCCATCGCCAAGCTGGCGGACGTGGCGCTGGACGCGGTCAAGCGCAGCGGCGACCCTCGCATGACGCCCGAAAAAGAAAAGTCGGTACGCGAATGGATGGCCGGCGTGCCGCTGTTCATCGGCGTGGCGCAGAAAATCGCGCACGACAACACCAAGATCCCCGAGCATGAACAGTTGCTGGCCACCGGCTGCGCCGTCATGAACATCCTGAACGCCACCCACATGCTGGGCTACGCCGCGTTCTGGAGCACCGGCGTCGGCACCTATGTGGAAGACGTGCAGAACGCCCTGGGGCTGGATTCGCTGGACTACCGCTTCCTGGGTTATCTGGCCATCGGCACGCCGGGTTGCGCCGTGCCGCCCGCCAAGCGCCCCGACTTCCGCGAGTTCGTCACGGAGTGGACCGGGCCGGTCTGA
- a CDS encoding class II aldolase/adducin family protein encodes MIQEASEAQVREELAALYRLIAHFRMTDLIDTHISARVPGDKHHFLINRYGVLFHEMRPQDLVKIDLDGNPVDPGDAESQVVNAAGFTIHSAVHAARHDLACVVHTHTADGIAVACQRDGLLPITQHALRFYKRLGYHDYQGIALDLEERESLVASLGQHKAMILRNHGLLAAGSSVAEAFVNIYYLERACQAQVKAQAAGVPLVFPSEAVCERTAGQYERPNAPIYTQRVWTAARRLLEPGLETAAGASSIPA; translated from the coding sequence ATGATTCAAGAAGCAAGCGAAGCACAAGTGCGTGAAGAATTGGCGGCGCTGTACCGCCTGATCGCGCATTTCCGCATGACGGACCTGATCGACACCCACATCAGCGCACGGGTGCCAGGCGACAAGCATCATTTCCTGATCAATCGCTACGGCGTGCTGTTTCACGAAATGCGTCCGCAAGATCTGGTGAAGATCGACCTGGACGGCAACCCGGTGGACCCGGGCGACGCCGAAAGCCAGGTGGTCAACGCGGCGGGCTTCACCATCCATTCGGCGGTGCACGCCGCCCGCCACGACCTGGCTTGCGTGGTGCACACGCACACGGCCGACGGCATCGCCGTGGCCTGCCAGCGCGACGGGCTGTTGCCCATTACCCAGCACGCGCTGCGCTTCTACAAGCGGCTGGGCTATCACGACTACCAGGGCATTGCGCTGGACCTGGAAGAACGCGAAAGCCTGGTGGCCAGCCTGGGCCAGCACAAGGCCATGATCCTGCGCAACCACGGCCTGCTGGCCGCGGGGTCGTCGGTGGCCGAGGCCTTCGTCAATATCTATTACCTGGAACGCGCCTGCCAGGCGCAGGTCAAGGCGCAGGCGGCCGGCGTGCCGCTGGTGTTTCCGTCCGAGGCGGTGTGTGAACGCACCGCGGGTCAATACGAACGGCCAAACGCCCCGATCTACACACAACGTGTCTGGACAGCGGCCCGTCGGCTGCTGGAACCCGGCCTGGAGACAGCGGCGGGAGCTTCTTCCATTCCCGCCTGA
- a CDS encoding IclR family transcriptional regulator codes for MSRPDPLFVQSLAKGFELLEAFAQRPSTLSMNELMEITGFDRSTTQRMTHTLVTLGYLERGAGGKGYTPGKKILQRSFDYMRSVPLLERATPLIAEMQRETSERVELSLFNDLYIIFALRRQTKRQTFSSTLAGRALPMVQTAGGRAIMSHLPDEEVEDILTRSIDMPRATIPTTPKTNNDPDRIRALVVQARQDGYATAIEESLLGELNLATAILDHRHRPVAAIQIAGLVSEWDSPEAFARRYSPLLMTAARALSGKVGMS; via the coding sequence ATGAGCCGTCCCGACCCTCTATTCGTGCAATCCCTGGCCAAGGGTTTCGAGCTGCTGGAGGCCTTTGCCCAGCGGCCGTCCACGCTCAGCATGAACGAGCTCATGGAAATCACCGGCTTTGACCGCAGCACCACTCAGCGCATGACGCATACGCTGGTGACGCTGGGCTACCTGGAACGCGGCGCGGGCGGCAAGGGCTACACGCCCGGCAAGAAAATCCTGCAACGCAGTTTCGACTACATGCGCAGCGTACCGCTCCTGGAACGCGCCACGCCACTGATCGCCGAAATGCAGCGCGAAACCAGCGAAAGGGTCGAACTGAGCCTGTTCAACGACCTCTACATCATTTTCGCGCTGCGCCGCCAGACCAAGCGCCAGACCTTCAGCAGCACGCTCGCCGGACGCGCCCTGCCCATGGTGCAAACCGCGGGCGGCCGCGCCATCATGTCGCACCTGCCTGATGAAGAAGTTGAAGACATCCTCACGCGGTCCATCGACATGCCGCGCGCCACCATCCCCACCACGCCCAAGACCAACAACGACCCCGACCGCATCCGCGCCTTGGTCGTCCAGGCGCGCCAGGACGGCTACGCCACGGCCATCGAAGAAAGCCTGCTGGGCGAACTGAACCTGGCCACCGCCATCCTGGACCACCGCCACCGCCCGGTCGCGGCCATCCAGATTGCGGGGCTGGTATCCGAATGGGACTCGCCCGAAGCCTTCGCGCGGCGCTATTCCCCCCTGCTGATGACCGCTGCACGCGCGCTGAGCGGCAAGGTCGGCATGTCCTGA
- a CDS encoding 2-hydroxyacid dehydrogenase, giving the protein MTRVALLSRSANLSYFQPLLQGLAPELDVAVWPDPRSLSAEVAVCWNPPVGVYDDMPNLKLIHSIAAGVDNLLDGQRTRGLPVCRVVDPQLAQGMLQYVLWCVLTFHRKLDVALANQRSAQWQRPVQTPASQCRVGLMGLGELGRAIASVLPGLGYPVNGWSRTPRQIDGVRGYAGEAEFDAFLAHTDVLICLVPLTPATRGILNRRTFDALPAGAAVVNCGRGEHLVPADLIDALSRGQLRGAVLDVFAHEPLDPADPLWRTPGVIVTPHMATMPAPGTVAEQVVANIRRLGQGAALANAVDAARGY; this is encoded by the coding sequence ATGACACGCGTTGCCTTATTGAGCCGGTCGGCCAATCTTTCGTATTTCCAACCCTTGCTGCAGGGGCTGGCGCCCGAGCTGGACGTGGCGGTCTGGCCCGACCCGCGCAGCCTGTCCGCCGAAGTGGCGGTGTGCTGGAACCCGCCGGTGGGCGTGTATGACGACATGCCCAACCTGAAGCTGATCCACAGCATTGCCGCCGGCGTCGACAACCTGTTGGACGGGCAGCGCACGCGCGGCCTGCCCGTGTGCCGCGTGGTGGATCCGCAGTTGGCGCAGGGCATGTTGCAGTACGTGCTGTGGTGCGTGCTGACGTTTCACCGCAAGCTGGACGTGGCGCTGGCCAACCAGCGCAGCGCGCAGTGGCAGCGGCCGGTGCAGACGCCCGCGTCGCAATGCCGCGTGGGGCTGATGGGCCTGGGCGAACTGGGCCGCGCCATTGCCTCGGTGCTGCCGGGGCTGGGCTACCCCGTGAACGGCTGGTCGCGCACACCGCGCCAGATCGATGGCGTGCGCGGCTATGCGGGCGAAGCCGAATTCGATGCCTTCCTGGCCCATACCGACGTGCTGATCTGCCTGGTGCCGCTGACACCCGCCACGCGCGGCATACTCAACCGCCGCACCTTCGACGCCTTGCCCGCCGGCGCGGCGGTGGTCAATTGCGGGCGCGGCGAGCATCTGGTGCCCGCCGACTTGATTGATGCCTTGTCGCGCGGGCAGTTGCGCGGCGCGGTGCTGGATGTGTTCGCCCATGAACCGCTGGACCCCGCCGACCCGCTGTGGCGCACGCCCGGCGTGATCGTGACGCCGCACATGGCCACCATGCCGGCGCCCGGCACCGTGGCCGAACAGGTCGTGGCCAACATCCGGCGGCTGGGCCAGGGCGCGGCGCTGGCCAACGCCGTGGACGCCGCGCGTGGCTATTGA